From a single Ammospiza nelsoni isolate bAmmNel1 chromosome 11, bAmmNel1.pri, whole genome shotgun sequence genomic region:
- the TSEN2 gene encoding tRNA-splicing endonuclease subunit Sen2, which produces MAEAVFHPPKRKRRVFESYKAPFPVDVGGKDFRLCQAEIINNNVIVRNPEDIEQLYNKGYFGKGILSRSRPVFSISDPQLVAKWRGVNTNMPIITSQKYQRRVQWAQSVLREQGLDSCSISRILESYTKPLGLPLCTGDGDGQAGHSCTTGSTGNAELGRKCGREGAQRPEGHKQHSQEGGDPGSASRDQEQEHPRDMAEGSCHRDPAVPWGCEGKQSPEQRAWEEMDSRECAPEYVLVQEEEEGSSCPEDDSTHAQENLVKKEVLVCRKNPFRIFEYLQLSLEEAFFLVYALGCLSVYYGEEPLSIVKLWEVFSEVKPDFKTTYMAYHYFRGKGWVPKVGLKYGTDLLLYRKGPPFYHASYSVIAELVDDNFEGSLRRPLSWMSLSGLNRTNANASKELMLCYLIRPSDMTAEEMATPECMKRIKVQELIVSRWVSSRERSEPDEF; this is translated from the exons ATGGCAGAAGCAGTTTTTCACCccccaaaaaggaaaagaagagttTTCGAGTCCTACAAGGCTCCCTTTCCTGTGGATGTGGGGGGGAAGGATTTCAGACTCTGCCAGGCTGAGATCATTAACAACAATGTGATTGTGAGGAACCCCGAGGATATTGAACAGCTCTACAACAAG GGCTATTTTGGCAAAGGGATCCTCTCCAGGAGCCGCCCAGTGTTCAGCATTTCAGATCCTCAGCTGGTGGCCAAGTGGAGAG GTGTTAACACAAACATGCCCATTATTACATCCCAAAA GTACCAGCGGCGCGTGCAGTGGGCTCAGAGTGTGCTGCGGGAGCAGGGCCTGgacagctgctccatcagcagGATCCTGGAGAGTTACACCAaacccctggggctgcccctctgcacaggggatggggatggacaggctgggcacagctgcaccacagggagcacaggaaatGCAGAACTGGGCAGGAAAtgtggcagggaaggagcccaaAGGCCTGAGGGTCACAAGCAGCACTCCCAGGAGGGAGGAGATCCTGGCAGTGCCTCCAGGGACCAGGAACAGGAGCACCCCAGGGACATGGCTGAGGGGTCCTGCCACAgggaccctgctgtgccctggggctgtgaggggaagcagagccctgagcagaggGCTTGGGAGGAGATGGACTCAAGGGAATGTGCTCCAGAATATGTGCTGGTgcaagaggaggaagaaggcagCTCCTGTCCTGAAGATGACTCCACTCATGCACAAGagaat CTTGTCAAGAAGGAAGTATTAGTATGCAGAAAAAACCCATTTAGGATTTTTGAGTACTTACAACTCAGCTTGGAAGAG gcttttttcttGGTCTATGCCCTGGGATGTTTAAGTGTTTATTATGGTGAG GAGCCCCTGAGCATCGTGAAGCTGTGGGAAGTGTTCAGTGAGGTGAAGCCCGATTTCAAAACCACCTACATGGCCTACCACTACTTCAGGGGCAAGGGCTGGGTGCCCAAGGTGGGGCTGAAGTATGGCACGGACCTCT tGCTGTATCGGAAAGGGCCCCCGTTCTACCACGCCAG TTACTCTGTCATTGCTGAGTTGGTGGATGATAATTTTGAAGGTTCCCTTCGCAGACCCCTCAGCTGGATGTCCCTCTCTGGGCTGAACAGAACAAATGCAAATGCTTCCAAG GAGCTCATGCTGTGCTACTTGATCAGACCTTCTGACATGACAGCAGAGGAGATGGCAACCCCAGAGTGCATGAAGAGAATCAAGGTTCAG GAGCTGATCGTGTCCCGTTGGGTCTCCTCCCGTGAGCGCAGCGAGCCCGATGAATTTTAA